TGCTGTTGGTCGTTAAGAAGGCCTTTAGactctaaatattgggttgaccaaaaagtaattgcggatattttaaaagaaagtatgtaaatgcatttttaataaaacttagaatgaactttaatcaaatatactttttttacactttttttctaaagcaagctaaaagtaacagctgataattgacagaagaaagaatgcaattacagagtctcaagctgtgaaaaaatttgtcaacgccgcctatatgaaaaatccgcaattacttttttgggcaacccaatacttcactAGATGGTTATTAACCATGCTcaccataaccttggagagagcggagcatatcgcaattggtcgGTAATTCGCATTGTTGTTCGCCTCACCTTtattgggtattggctgaacgttcacAACCTTCCGGGAAGACTCCCACACTATaagtaaggttgaaaaggttgcgtaatggacgggcaagcgtcgaagaacacttgcgcaaGACAAGGTCATCCGGGCGAGAGGATTTATTTACTTCGAGATTCTGAAAAACCTTTTTAACTCCATGATATCGATGACAAGGAAAGTAAAATACGCACTAAAACTTATTTGAATTATTGAATAGGAGGTGTGATTCAAAAATAACCATTATTTTCAAGATTAGTGCGTTAGGTATGTTCGAATTTCCCTTTTTTTTCTCTTATGTTGGTACACATGTCTGTTATATATGTTGGTAATATCAGCCATTTTGGATTGTAAGTTTGTTTTTGACAGATAAAAAGGTTAGTAGTAGTGTTATGATGTGCTcttcgattttttactattcGAAAAAATGGATCAGAGAAActgtattaagttttgtgtaacCAAAAAACGAGTTTCAGTAGTGTTTCGAGGATTGGAAAAAACGGtacaaattggaaaaatatctAAGGGAGATTACTTTGAAGGGGATGAATAATTGATGAATTAATAAATACtttgtgaaaaaataaaataacggttattttttgATCAGATCTCGTATAATGATTCAAAGATATGATGGGTGTGTTGAATTTGTTCACCTAGCCGATTTACCTTTTCTGGCGCTCAATATTTGATAGCATACCTTAAGGCGTTTgctaattttcccatgaacatttattTTATGCCCGAAGtatttcaaatttgtttctttactacaatattttatttcagacATCATCTACAGCATGAGGAGACTTTTATCCCACATTCATCATCATCTCAGTAAAAGCTCATCAGTAAACTTGTCCGAAAGATGAACCATAATTCGTCTTCTAGTCTTAAGCTCTTCATTACCCTTATGATTGGCATAGTCATTGGCTTCACATTTTCTCAGGTGATGGACACATCTCGATATGAGATACCAAATTTAGGAACATCCTTAAAAAATCCCGATGTTTGGTCCAATAATCCTTGGCAAGAGGAATATGCTGCTTTTAATTTCAACGATACTAATGAAACAATTAATGAGTGGTCTGCAAATTTATCTGAACTCAATACCAAAATGGCAGACCAATTGTATGACGAGGTGAAAGTGCTTTGTTGGATTCTTACCGGACCAGCCAACCATGAGAAAAAAGCTATCCATGTGAAAAATACATGGGGTTCAAGATGCAATAAATTATTATTCATGAGTTCGGCGGAGGACTCCAAATTGGGGTCCATTAAATTACCAGTAGGAGAGGGCAGAGGAAATTTGTGGAATAAAACCAGAGAAGCTTTCAAATATATTTATGATCATTATTTGGACGAGTACGATTGGTTTCTGAAAGCGGACGATGATACGTGAGTACCCGGACGAAATTTCCATTCGTTGTAAAATACTTCATATCGGCCATTTCTCTTTTCAGCTATGTAATCGTGGAGAaccttagattatttttatatccCATGTCCACAGAAGCTCCAGTATATTTTGGCTGCAAATTTAAGCCCCTCGTCAGACAGGTGTGTTGTAGGATACTCTTCGATTGATTAATTTCTTCATATTTTCTTTGTAGGGTTACATGTCTGGTGGTGCTGGCTACGTTCTAAGTAAGGAGGCTCTTAAACGTTTTGTGGAGTTGGGCTACAGCAACAAAACTATTTGCCATCCTGGCAAAGGGGGCTCTGAGGACAAGGAAATGGGCAAATGCCTTCAAAATGTTGGAGTAGTTGCCGGTGATTCCCGCGATGATCAGCATCGTGGACGATTCTTTCCCTCTGGCCCTAATGGCCATTTGAAGCCAAAACCAAAATCGAATTGGTATTGGCGTTATATATACTATGCCACAGAAGATGTAAGTGATATTTTTATGGCAAACTAGGTTAAGTGAGCAACCAATGgcctaccgtagcgcagaggttagcacgtttgtctatgacgctgaatgcctgggttcaaatccttgtaaaaacttctccccaatgagGTGTGGAAGTGGGGCACGCCGCATGCAATTTGCTAGAGAACGTTCCAATTACTGTAAATGTAAAATTTGGTTCAATATGTCCAGTAGTTTTGTGTATATTAGGGTTCAAATTCAATGTTTAATgacgaaaattaaaaattgcatcTGTTctcataattttaatatttcgaGAAACGGTCAGTAATTTGGGATGTAAATAATTTGacagtatgtttttttttgaaaaaaaaaaaaaatatggatcATATGGAATTTATAGTTACCCAAACCAGAAGCGCTTAGTAAGACGAACTCGTGGAAGTGGATCCCGACTTAAGTAGATCgggaaaaaatttgttcaaaaacgTTGGCCTTAGTGTTTTGGTTTTTATGTCTGAAGTATATTCTTAAACCTTTAAAAGTATCAGCTGCATCTGCTAGCAACAACAAAagtttttaatctttttaaaCCCGCCACCATGGTATGGGataataactcccatataaagtggtaaatcgatttgacttcatgagccactagaagcctcaatttttgtccgatttagctgaaattttgcagccaatccggataagaattgctcaatcagtcaagatctaagatcggtttgtatggctcctatatcaaaacatgagccgatacggcccatttccaatcccaaccgacatacactaataagaagtatttgtgcaaaatttcaagcacctagctttactctttcgaaagttggcgagctttcgacagaaaaacggactgacggacatggctagatatacatacttaaaatgtcatgacgatccagaatatatatatgggatcttagataaatatttcgaggtgacgAAATTTGCATGCCCCCAtcccatggcggagggtataaaaagccgtATGGAATGTAAACAGgcactgagacacacatctgCATTTGTCTACTATTCAATATCTCATTCAATAACTTCCACAAATCTGGCTGTGGCAACCTTTTTATTGGTCTACCTATGTATGTATTCAAGGCATGACAAGTATTGTCGCTTCTTACTTTTCGCTTCTGGGGGATACTGGGGGCTTTATCCATTTCTCATGTATAGAAAAGTAGAACAACAATAATACAATGGTATTTTAAATAGGGAAATGCCGCTTACCTATTTGATACGTGTGACGCATGTGTGCTGTCTACTGTTAACAATAACGATGACCCTTTTTACTATGTCATAAAACGCATATGCGCAGTCTGTGCTCAGAATTCTTTTACAAACAGCGTGTGcgataaacaacaacaacaaaaggtaATCCTTTTGTGTGCAAAAAGGCCGCAACCttttttcttccgattttctttccaaaaatcttGTCTTTCATTTTAGTTCTTCTAACAAAGCCATCATAAATAAGCAGCAGTAaattctgaaattgcagaacttccgctgtaatagcagcaaaattaactactaaaaatcagcagacagtgtttgcttttttcagcagactttttttcCAAGAGTGTATGCAATTAATTAAAGTGAAATTTGCGTTgccgcagcgacatgtcgctgttttttttttttcaaataactcATCACCATCATGAGTTcgcattttcttaaaattaaattaaaaagttaatatGTTAATCAAATCCACAGTTTGAATGTTGAAAGAAGGGAACTACAAAGTACGGatcttatttttaacaaaagtcCCATAGAAAATTGCGAATGGTCCTTTTTGAAATGCATAAAAACAGACCACGTTAAATTAAATGGGTAACAGATAAAATGTCAGctataaaaaagtaattaatATCTTACAAAATAGCTCTGAAATTGAGACATTTCAACACAtgctaaattttctttaaaatgtaaTGATTCATGAATAAAGTATCAACAACTAACGATTTtctaaaataattataaaaaagcCTAACTTAGTGCAAGTGCCAACTTTGTGCACTTTTTTTTGTGGGAACTTAagtcctaacctaacctaacacccGGTGCCACTACAGGGATATATATGCCCCATAATTTTACTCATAGAAGGagcaaaatttttactattttggaGACACTTTAATTAGTAAATATGAAAAAAGCTGAAAAATTTACCACATTCGTTCATAAAAGCTAATCAACACATAGATGTTATCAGGTTAACCAAAAAATGTGCATAAACAGTGCTTGTGAACGAAACGTCCACACCCGTCTGACAGCGTCTTGTGTACAGTTTTTTAAAAGATTCCAAAAGTTTTTGTGTGCTGATGAGTTTCGGACCTGTGCTCCATCCATCCCATTAAATATTTACAAACCCCTTACCACATTGCACCACAGCCTGCTATGTAGAGATGTAGTCGAAGTTGATTTTTTAGACTGTAGTTACTGTAGGTTGAAAACTataatgggaactatatctaaatctgaaccaattttgataaaatttggcagaGGTTTTTAAATGATTAATCCAACATCCCATAGCAAATGTCATGCAAATCCGCCTTTTCatgtgtaaatcgggcgaattATATATATGCGAGCCAAAGCTAAAACTGAACCGTTTTTTACCATAATTGATAGCATTTGTCCTTGGACTAAAATagtgatatgtgaaaattttcgagatgattggaaaacaaatgcgatctgtacCTTAGTTACAAAAAGAAAACGACAGACGGACTATTAGAACTGAGAGGATTtgcggacaaacggacatgggtAAGCAGAATCATCAAGAGCTACTGAgtccaactaaaaattttttcacaatcacagtagtggtgcagggtacAGTTTTGCTGTTGcaataaattccatataaatgtaTACTTCGTTTAACAATTTCATGCTGGGACCTGGGAACTGGGAATACTCAACTTGAATTCATAGAAAGCactacatccaactttggatGCCGTTGTAGCATGTGTTATCGTAAACCGATCGTCATAATATTTAGTACTTCGCTTAATGGGATCAAAAGGTATATTGTATTACTCATTTAAAAGCctctgcaaaatttaatcaaaatcggttcagatttacaaaAAATGGAGTGTATGTGTTTCTCTATTTGCCAAAGAATTATCTCTCTTATAGGATGAAACGGTTTAATGTACATACAATGTTTTTGAAGTCATCTACACATACATATTTTGTAGGCATAATGTTTAAAACGGTCGGTGCATGAAACAACACTGGTGCATGAAACAACACCGGTGCATGAAACAACACAAATTCATCCACGCTTGTTAAcaacatttccaacaacttctGGGTATGATAATGTGCATGATTTTCTAACGTCTTTTTTCTATCATTGTAGGactgttttaagaaaaaatatgcaaaaaaagaatctaaacTTTATCGAGCGAGAACGAAAGTTGACCCGATGTAAACAACTAAATACTTATTTAAATATACTATATTTATCGATTTGTGTCTTTGTCTTTGCCTATGTCTTTCGAATAGGAAAGCAAAAGAACAAGGTGGGAAGGTGGTGTGCAAAACTATATTGGGCTGACTACAATGATCGCCATTTCGGCATTACCAGGGGTCTCATCAGATTGTTATGCCACTAAAACTATATTTGGCTTTGTGTGTTGCTGATGATAGATGTCCCTTTGAGCAGATGTTGGCTGttggatttaaaatttttcttactgcactataagaaaaatttgaCTAACAAGACCCaacatttcattcgaatcgtATGCTTCCCCTATTGCAAATATATATTTGCCCATGGTGAGGTATtaagagtctaatggccttcttagcgatcaacagcatgggttccgcagaaatcgctctacgggcgacctcatggcatttctgtcggaacgttggagtcacttaagccaccagtttggtgagagtaaggttgtggctctgcaTATCTTCAAGgaatttgatagggtctgacaCGGTGCACTACCATCAAAACTTGCCGCATTTGCCGgaaatggcttcgttcgatttatttagagctttctcagagatcgtaCTATATGAATCGTTATAGATATGTTCTCATCCCATGAGCAtgaattgaccgcaggtgtaccccagggctcaatcctttcttcttctctttttttcttattttcatcaacgatctgttgagtcagtaatctctgtcattcgtaatCATTCTACCATAGgtcaagtcttcgagagattgaggacaagaggcgggttatggacaatacactctgccaggatttgctggtcaTTTCTGAGTGGTATCGAATGAATCGTGTTGATTTTAATGCACAGAAGACTCaatgctgtttgttgtcacacaaacgtttcgcttgagcaatcagaagctcttgatgctttgggcatgaaaatacaaagtaattttcgttgggctaaacaagtatttgaagtgtcgaaagaaagaagtgcttaggcttccttaaactgTGTAATAATTACTTCACTccctctgatcttcttaacacctataccactttcataaggccgaaaatagAGTACAACTCAcgtgtatgggctggagcttcaaaatcatccctggagctactggcccgtgtacagaggagagcgatggcgttgattggggacagtagggtatccaattcCATTGCCTTCCTTGAACATTGTCGTAATGTggattgtttggcgctgttctatcggtactttcatggtgtgtgttcatccgatattcgtcttcttattcctgatgtaaggatgtttgtcagaaatactagatattcccccctccaattcctaattttttattcgccaacgcaatgcactgcatttataggggacatccccagCGTGAAAAAGGatcaggagcaaacttctcacatttaactgagtgctgtctgattcaagtttaagctcagtgttgagggacctcctttttatacccttcaccataggatgggggtacactaatttcgtcattctgtttgtaacacctcgaaatatgcgtttgagaacccataatgtatatatattcttgatcgttcgtcagtccgttcgtctgtctgtctgtcgaaaacacgctaacttttgatggaataaagctagccgcttgaaattttggacaaataatttttattagtgtaggtcggttgggattgtaaatgtgccgaatcggtccataatttgatgtagctgccatataaaccgatcttgggtcttgacttcttgagcctctagagctcgcaattctcatccgatttggctgaaattttgttcaacggcttctctcatgcccCTAAACTtacgtgcctaatatggtctaaatcgatcaatagcttgatacagctcccatataaacctatctcccgattttgcttcttgagcccctacaaggcgtaattattatccgaatgaactgaaatattacacaattactTCCCCAATGATGTAGTCTTTTAGAGGCAAACAATCTGATGGGGCCCCAGGGAACACTGAAATCGCGATCATTACATTACATTTTTGCACCGCACATTGACGTGACTCTTTAAAAGGTTttatattgttttgttttcctaTTCGCAATAGAAGCAAAGACGAAGACACTTTCGGCAAAGCTGGAAGTAAatagaataacaaaatgaaataatattAAGACAAAACgaacaaaactaaaaaatatttgtacatTTTCTCGTTGCAGGGTTTGAACTGTTGTTCGGATTATGCCATATCATTCCATTACATACATCCGGACCAGATGTATGTAATGGACTATTTAATTTATACACTACGACCTTTCGGTATATTACCGAATTCACTGCAACTGCCACCTAAAAAGGATATGAACGAGTTATTGGATAAATGGAGAAATGAAACATCAAATAATCCTTTATGATGAATATTATCCTCAGTAAAGCATATTGTGATTGAGAAGCAAAATTTATTGCAGAAAATTGCCTATAAATCGAAATACCTATAAGTCAAACttaaattattacaaaaataaacttaaacTTTTCGAGTTCATAGTAAGAACTTCATAACCTGTTAAAAGgcttaaaaatatttgcaataagTCGAATTGGATAATTGGTTTGTATGGTTGCTACATCCAGAATACTAAATCAAAAATTGCAGGAAAACATTCcaaattttaaacttaaaaaatcTCGAACTTCTTAACAATAATTAAAGCACGCCTAATACAACATAAGAAGCAATTCCGTCTCaaggacatacaaattaagtatgAGACAGCCACTGAAGCTTTGAGACTAAAATCGATGGAAGAGTGATAAAAGACAGAAAAGAACCTGTTTGGATTGGAAAAGTTTCagagacaacacttgaggtcgactGCAAGGCACGAACTGCATTAACACAAGCAAATGGTCTATAAAGGATATCGAATGTGCCACCAAGTAATTTGGGATAGACGGTGGTCGGAATTGGTACCCCATCGACTCTCATATCCAAAGAACTTCCACTGCCCGTGaaatgaacaatgtggctgatgaTTTGGTGGTGTATATCTCCTACTCCTCTTGTCGTCAACGTGGAGGCTCGAAGCCCCATACACCACccaatcttcagccacattgttcacttcactagaattatgaaatttgtaacgaatgttggtcttgggtcataggcacgggataatCGTACgtttagctactaaaaagtaccaaaaagttccAAATGGTACATATTATGCTATGCTcttaggctcaaattaaagtgcgtctcgaaaaaataagtttttagaaaatcgtaccggaagtagGAGAAACagtacatttagtaccgcaattggtaatTTCTTTGTCAATTGGGTGTCTATAAGAGTTttcatacccttcaccataggatgggggtattccaattttgtcattctgtttgtaactcctcgaaatgtacgtctaagaccccataaagtatatatattcttgatcgtcatgacattttaagtcgatctagccatgtccgtccgtctatctgtcgaaagcatgctaacttacgaaggatttaaattttaaaattttgcacaaatacttcttataagtgtaggtcggttgggattgtaaatggtctcgacttcttgagccactagtgggcacaattcttatccgatttgggtgaaatttcacataacgtgttttgttatgatttttaataactgtgtcaaatgtggttGAAACcgatccttaacctgatatagctgccatataaaccaatctgcgaTCTTCACGTCTTGAGTCTCctgagggcgtaattattatccgatttggctgaaatttggtttttttgttttgtctcccATGATATacgtggtaagtatggtccgaatcggtctctaTACttataaagctcctatataaaccaatctctcttttttacttcttgagcccctaaagggctcaattcttacttgaattggctgaaattttacacaacgacttctactatggtctccaacattcaattcaattatggtccgaataggaccaTAATTTGgtgtagctccaatattatagcaattattttcttttatcctttgtttgcctaaaaagaaatatcgggaaaagaactcgtcatatgcgatctatggtggagggtatataattttcggcccggccaaacttagcacgcttttaattgatGCAAATTTGTAgcattaggtactaaaaaagtaccataaagggtaatttttaagagctataggaaatttaaaaaaaaaaaacattaaattcagaaaaatgcatgaaaactttatttgaatcgatagtacgtaccatataatttaatgttttaagattatttcatgcaaatgttgaccgtgactgcgcctcaaacggtccatccgcttagtccaattttggaatactctttccaacattttagccggtatctcacgaatatatgctttaatattgtcttccaacgcgtcaattgaagcgggctt
The Stomoxys calcitrans chromosome 3, idStoCalc2.1, whole genome shotgun sequence genome window above contains:
- the LOC106083666 gene encoding glycoprotein-N-acetylgalactosamine 3-beta-galactosyltransferase 1, translating into MNHNSSSSLKLFITLMIGIVIGFTFSQVMDTSRYEIPNLGTSLKNPDVWSNNPWQEEYAAFNFNDTNETINEWSANLSELNTKMADQLYDEVKVLCWILTGPANHEKKAIHVKNTWGSRCNKLLFMSSAEDSKLGSIKLPVGEGRGNLWNKTREAFKYIYDHYLDEYDWFLKADDDTYVIVENLRLFLYPMSTEAPVYFGCKFKPLVRQGYMSGGAGYVLSKEALKRFVELGYSNKTICHPGKGGSEDKEMGKCLQNVGVVAGDSRDDQHRGRFFPSGPNGHLKPKPKSNWYWRYIYYATEDGLNCCSDYAISFHYIHPDQMYVMDYLIYTLRPFGILPNSLQLPPKKDMNELLDKWRNETSNNPL